The genomic window AGATTGTTGAGCCTTATCCTGATTTGATTTTATTGGATTGGATGCTGCCCGGAGGCACAGGTGTTAAGCTTGCTAAATCATTAAAACAGAATGAATATACGCGATCTATTCCTATTATAATGTTAACTGCTCGTGCCGATGAAGACGACAAGGTTAAAGGTTTTGATGCGGGTGTTGATGACTATGTTACTAAGCCATTTTCGCCGAAAGAGCTTATAGCGCGTATCAAAGCTGTTATTCGCAGAGTTTCTCCAACTGCGCTCGAAGAAGCCATTGAATTTCATGGTATGAAACTTGACCCCATCGCCCACCGTGTTTCAATTAATGACCGCTCACTCGAGCTTGGACCAACGGAGTTTCGTTTATTACACTTTTTTATGACTCATACCGAGCGTGTTTATAGCCGTGAACAATTACTTGATAATGTTTGGGGTACCAATGTTTATGTAGAAGACCGAACGGTAGATGTTCATATTAGACGATTACGCAAAGCGATTACTGGCGAAGGGCATGAAGACTTTATTCAAACCGTTCGAGGCTCTGGCTACCGATTCTCCGGAAAGCTTAAAACGAGTGCGTAATACATAAGTATGCATTTTTATTATTATTTATAGGTAAAAACGACTCACTATGTATTTTCGTTTATCCGTAAAAAGTATTATCACGCGTTTACTGACTATATTGTCGGTAAGCGCGTTATTTGGTTTTTTAATTGGCCAAACTCTCCTCGTACTCTGTATCAGTACCTTGGTTATTTTATGTTGGCATTATCACCATTTGCTTAAACTGATCAAGTGGCTGTGGCGCAGTAAGTCACTCTCTCCTCCACAATCTGAAGGTATCTGGGGGAAAATATATGATGGCCTGTACCGACAAATC from Colwellia sp. PAMC 20917 includes these protein-coding regions:
- the phoB gene encoding phosphate regulon transcriptional regulator PhoB — translated: MNRQILVVEDEAPIREMITFVLEQNGFNAIEAEDYEQAKAKIVEPYPDLILLDWMLPGGTGVKLAKSLKQNEYTRSIPIIMLTARADEDDKVKGFDAGVDDYVTKPFSPKELIARIKAVIRRVSPTALEEAIEFHGMKLDPIAHRVSINDRSLELGPTEFRLLHFFMTHTERVYSREQLLDNVWGTNVYVEDRTVDVHIRRLRKAITGEGHEDFIQTVRGSGYRFSGKLKTSA